CGATTTCCTCATACAGACCGGGCATCGTAGCCTGAAACAGCAGCGATTCCAGGTCCCATTCCGTTGGAGAGAGATACAGAAAGTTGAACACCACCTTCACGATTAAGATGATGAGAATGGCAATCAGATTAGAGATAGAAATTTACTCCACAAAAGATCCGTTGCAAAGATAAAAAAAATCATTACATTGATGAGCGTTTACATGCAACATATTGGCACTTACACCATCTCAGTCAAATGATTCCCAACAACCATTTGTATGCCGGCACCAGCGTCACACCCGGCGGCAACACCTCGGGCGATTGGGAATCGCGTTGTCCACGGCATACACTTTGCGTGAGTTCGTGAGTTGTTTTTTGAGAGAATAGTCAAACTTGGTCACATAATAGAACAGGTAACTCGCCTCATAATAGTGCAGGTAGTTTTTCACTGAACTGCTGCTTTTCAGTCCCGATATCGCCTGCAGGGTCGCGTATGAAAAGATCTTACCGATGTTCGATGCCAGGTAGAGAGCCATCTGTTTCAGTTCAGCAACAGCGACCGCTTACTCACCGAGAGAATCATTTTACTTTTTATTCTTTATAAATGAACAGTATCAGACAACTAACAGCTAAAAACGGATTACTGATTTGAGGATGTGCAAATTAGCTTAATGTTAACAGCTGACCGCTGTCAAAAAACCCGATCCAGTTCTTTCATCATGTAGGGCCGTCGTTTATAGGTCTCCCGGAACTGGTTGATCAGTTGTCTGACCACTGCTGTTCCTCCCTCAAACGATTTCATCCAAATCAGTGTCTGGCCGACCCGCTTGTAGGCCTCTTTGTCGGTGATCGTAGCCTGTTGTTGCACATATTGCAGATAGATGGAAAAAAGCTCCTTTCGCCACTCATTCACCGTACCCATCGTCTTCTTTTCCTTTGCAATCTCTATTCCTTCCTGCAGCAACCGGATGGCATCATCATACCGCTCCAGTTGCTCCAATGAGTTATTCAATCCCATGTACTGGTGTTTTTTATCACCGTTCACCTTCTCGTACCAGCTGAATATCAGCTCCATCTGTTCAGTAGTGGGTTCATCGTTCAGGATATCTTCAAGCAGGTCAATTGCTTCATCGTATATCACCTGTACATCCCCCTCGTAGTCGAAATTCTCATCCCAGTAGTCGGGAATGGTATCGATCAGGTTCTGCGCGATGTGTATGGCCTCCTCCCTGTTGTCGTGGCGTAGATAATAGCGCGCTTTTTCGAGCAACGGTTCCAGTTTATTGCTCACGGCTTCGGCTTTGGCTTCGGAGAGAATTTCTCCAGGAAAACGTCTCGAAAATCCGCATGATCGTTTGCGTACTCGTTGACAAACTGTTTCAGTTTGCCGGTGTCGGTGTGTATCAAGATATCTCTCAGTAAGTCGTTGCTTTCCATTGTCATATGCTGGTCTTCGATATAGTGAATGATTCAATTCAAGGATGATTCCTTATTAGCTGATCGCAAAAAGCTGATTATCTGATCACCACCCCCATTTTTCCCTGTTCTTCCTCTCCTTCTCCATCTTTTTGCGAAATGCTTCCATCTCTTTTACCTCTCGCTGCAAGGCATGCTCCCTGAGCTCAACCACTGAGAGGTCACGATGGTTGAAGATATCGACTACGGAGACCCAATTCCCGTCGATCAGGATCGAGAGATCAGGATTCAACTGATAATTCCCCCTGCTGATCCGTTTGAAGATCTTCTTGTTGTAAGGGTTGTTGCTCTCAATCTCATGTTTGGCAAGCAATGCAAGCATGTAGGTGCGTTTCTTGCGATGAGGAGGCAGCACTGCGTCGGAGAAATGTTGCAAGTTCTCAATCAGGTCATCGATCTTCACCGCCATCTCCTCATAAAACGATTTCTTCTGCAGTATCATCGGTTGCACAACCAGGAAGAGGTTAATCAGCAGGTATTCCACCTTGTGAGGGTCAATTTTGATGAGGAACCCATCCGTCTGGATCTTCAAGGCATCGGTAAGCAGCAGGGGATAGATCTCACCCAGTCTGTTCCTAGCATAATCGGACGACAGGAAAGCCTGTTCCAGTGTAATCTGAAGGGGTGTCCTCCTGAAAGTATCCAGGGAGGAGGGACTGGCACCGTGACTGAGCAGTGTTTTGGCAATCTTCACCGCCCCGGCAAAAGCCGCCGCGTGCAATGGGGTGAAGTTATGCTGGTCCCGGTAATCGACCCCGTACCTGTTCAGTAGTGGGAGAATCATCTGCAGGTTATCCTCCTTGTAATGATGGTAATATTTTCTAAAGAGCGATGAACGTTCCGTTTCGAAACGTTCGGCACGTTTGTATTTCAGCTCGGCCAGCTGCCGGATCACCACCTCCTGGTTGTGGAGCAAGGCAAAATCGAAAAGCCTGTCCTTCGCTTTTTTATTGAAGCTTTCCGGGTTCAGCGCTTCCTCTTTTGTGATCCGGTACTGTTCTCTTGTCATCGGTTCCCAGTCGGGCTTCACAGTAGCCAGCATTCCTTTCCTGATGGCATCCACCTGTTCTGTTTTCCCCTGCATCTCCAGGCGGCGTGCTTCCATCTTCCAGTCGTCGGCCGATGAGATCTCCTCTTTCATGATACGTTTCGGTGCATCTTCGGCTATCTCCAGCAGGCGGAGGAGCTTGTGTCCCCCGGTCTTCTCAACGATGAATACATTTTTTACGGCACGCGTCAATGCCACGTACAACGCGTTAATGTAAAACTTGTAGATCTCATGCGATTTGTCGGTTTTGTCCTTACCCCGTGCATAGGTCAGCTCGTCAACCAGCAGGTTGTCGCGGGTCACCCCCTCACACACCGCGTTATATTCGGCAGCGTTATCGGAGATAAAGTTGTAGAGGATCACATTCTCATACTCAAGTCCCTTCAGCTCCTGCACGGAGAAGAGCAGCGGTGTCTTAAACAACTCCCGTGCCTTTGCCTTATCTTCGTTTCGCAGCACCAGCACGGCATATTTGACCGACTGGCGGGTCTTTTGTCCCAGGTCGGCCACCGCATTCCCCACCTGTTCAATGAAAACGGCATCCCCTTTCACCGCCGTATCGGTAGTGAGCAGGTAATTGCTCTCCTTATCGATGGAGCCGAATCGGGCATTCTTGATTTTGAGCAACCTGTTGGCCAGGGTGGTGATGGTTTGACTGTTGCGGTAATTGGCACGAAGTATCTTCACTTCGTTCTCTATCAGGTCGCTCCGGTAAAACATGCTCTTCAGGTGCGACCAGGAAAAGAAATTGGGGTACACCACCTGGTTCGAATCACCACAGAGGATGAAGTTGGTAGGATTATTCAGTGATTTCAGGATGATGTGCAGCTGGATGTTGGTGAAGTCCTGCACTTCATCCACCACGATGTAATCATATACCGGCTTACAGTAAGACAACCACTGGTGTGTGAGGATGTTGACGTCATAGAAGTCATTCTCTTTCAGGAAAAGCAGGTATTTTTCAAAGAGCCGGTACACGGTTTCACGTTCCCGGTCAGGAAAAATCGACTGTTTCACGCCGAGCGCGAGGTATTCATCGAACGAAAGGTATTCTTTGGTGATATCCTGACCGGTGATCACCCCACGATACTCCTCGAAGGTCTTGTGAGCGTCACGCAACCGTGTAGCCTGCCGATGTCGGGCAAACCATGACTCGAAAGTCCTGAAATCGACCTCTTTCCCATCGGGAATCTTCAGTGTCTCCAGGAACTCACGGTATGAAAGGAAATCGATTTCCAGCTTGTCGTTCTCGTAGTTGAACGAATAAAACAGGCGAGCCGAGTTTTCCGCGAGAAAGGGTGAAAGGGTGATGTAGAGTACCCTTCCCGTCAGCGACTTCATCTTTTCAAGCGTGAGAGCCGTTTTACCACTCCCGGCAGAACCAATCACAATGTGTGGCAGGGGCAGGGATAGTACCTCCTCCTGTCTGTCGTCGAACGACAACACCTTATCGAGCAAGTGAAAACGACTGTTCCGGGGGTTCAGGAATGTCAGAGGCACCAGGTCACCCTCAGGTACCTCCTGTTGACTCCTTACCGGGAGCAGCTTAGAATGATCCACCCCGCTCCCACGCAAGAAACGCGATTTATCGTAAGCGTGATTCATGATGATCTCCAGGATCAGCAGACAGGTCTGATCATTGTATCGGCCAAAACGAAACAACAAGCGGTTTTCATAATCCAGCCGTGCACGGTATAAGCCCGTGCCTCTCATTTTTTTCACCTCGGCCGACGCAAAATCACCACGGGAAAGTTGTTCTACCGTTTTATCAAACTGCTTCCGCAGTTTACCCGGCTTAATGTCATTGTATATGAATAGATCAAACATGCTCAGGCAGATTTTGTCATAACAAAAAAAGAAGCGTTATCTCTCAATTGATTGGCAAGTCAACATCTTGAAATAACCACATTCTTTTTTTGACTGGTAAAAATACGCAATTTGTGGAAAGGGCGCAACAAGATCACGTTAGAAATCAAATTTCCGCTTATCAAAAGGAATCGCTCTTACCCTCCCGATATTCTCAAGTATATTTGTGCAAGTACGTTGAAATTTCTTTTTATCGGGCAGATTTCCCCAAAACAGATCTTCCAGTTCCGCATCGTCAGCTTGCATGATCTCCCGGGTCATTTGTTCAGCTTTATCGATGTATTCATCCTCGTTCTTGCAGTCGATGGATAACAACCCATAATGCAGCGTCAGATCATGACTCAGCTTCTCCGCCTCGATGATGATCGCCTTGTAACATTCTCTTGATAAATAATCTGTATCCATTTGATTTGCTGATTTGTCCCGCGAAATCATACAACCCGCCAAACAGGTAGGCGTGAATCTGTTGCAATCCGTACGAACCATTGCGGAAATGGATCACAGCATCGCATTCCAATCCACTACTGTCCCGGTAATGGTAAACCTCACCGCCGAGCGCTTCCGCATAGACCCTGAGATCTCGCATGCATAAAGTTTCAAACAGGAGTCCCATGGTTGCCAGGTCGTTGATTAAATCATTCGGACCTGCTCCCAAAGCGGCTGTAGCTATTGACGGATCCACGAACAACTCTTGAAATATCATTGTTTACGACAGCATCATAATAGTTACCCGCAACTGAAACCGCAATCTCTTTTCGCATCTTCACCGCTTGAGGCCAACCTCTGTGTATTTCGGTCTGATAGTGCCACTCTTTTCGGTCAAACCGTGCCACTATAATTCATAGTTTTTACCTATTTGAAAGATCATTGGCAAAGTTAATAATTTTATTCAGTTGTACTTATTTTTCCTTTCCTAAGGGACTCACCTTTAAGTATTATTCTGTGTGATGAGTTTACTATCCTGTCCAGGACAGCATCTGCTATTGTTTGCTCCCCAATCAGATCATACCAGGCTGATACCGGTATTTGTGAGGATAATATAGTTGATGCCTGATTATGCCTCTCGTCAATAATATCCAGTAATATCTCCCTGGATTGATTGTCAAAGGCATGCAGCCCAAAGTCGTCTAAGATAAGTATATCTGCTTTTATTAGTTTTGACAGCTCCTTCAGGTAAGTGCCGTCTATTTTACTGAGTTTGAGTCTGCCGATAAGTTTGGCGGTGTTTGCATATAACACTTTGTATTCCATTAAACAGGACTGATATCCCAAAGCTTGAGCAAGATAGCTTTTGCCCGTACCGGATGCTCCAGTTATTATGATGTTTTCTTTTCGTTTAATAAAGTCCAGAGTGGCCAGACGGGTAAACATGTTTTTATCCAGATTGCGTTGCTGATTGTATTCAACATCCGCTACACTGGCCTGTTCTCTGAAGCCGGCCTGTTTGATAAGACGCTCTATTTTATTATTCAATCGTTCTTCCCATTGATGATCTGTAAGCAATGCAAGGTATTCATCAGCTGTGACATTCTCTATCCTGTTGTCCTTGATATGCTGATAATGCAATGAAGCCATCGCTCCGAGCCTCATTTGTTTTAATCTTTCGACTGTTTGATTGTTGTTCATTATTATAGGTTTATAATTAACTAATTTGCTTAACTGTAGGATGATGCTCCCCTTATATTGTGATGCAGCGGTATATGCGACTGTGCATTATCGGATTCATCATAAATGATTGATGCCTTATCCATGTTATTCTTCAGGATGTTTTTGATTCGGGTATATGATGGTATCCCTGCATTTAAAGCCATTTTACAGGCTCTATCCAATCTGCCCGAACCATAAGCCTTGTGGAGCTGCAAAAGACCGGTTACACGCTTGTAGCCTATCTCAGGGTAATCTACAGATGCAAGTATATGTTCTACACAACTGACAACATGCTCACCATGCGCTGCAGCTTTATTCTTAAAGTAATCCGGATTCCAACCCAGGTATGATTGATGCGTACTGCTCAGGTGATCCGAGTTGGTGTTATAGCTGCCTGTAGTGTGATTCCTCTGATGTATGGCTATGCGCTGATGATTGTAGTAAACCTCTATATGTTTCCGTGTATAATGTATTTGTGTTTGTTTGCCTATATGGCGGTATGGTACACTATAATAACTCTTATCGGGTGAAAAATATACATATCCCATTTTCTGAACCTTTGCCCTGCGGTACTCTTTTATCTCGTACTGCTCGGCGGGTAATGGCTTCAGATAGCCTCGCTCTATTGTCTGAAACAGTTCCAGTCTACTGGCCTCTTTACGCTTAAAGAGCAGTTTGTTGTATTCTGTAAGCAATCGCCTGATCTCCCTGTTGAGCTCTTCTATCGAGAAGAATGTCATTTCTCGAAGAGGGTAATAGATTCTTTGATAAGTAAGGTGTACAGCATTTTCTACTAATGCTTTATCCTGTGGAGCATACACTCTTGTGGGGTTAATAACACAACCGTAATAACTGGCAAAGTCTTTGAAGCAGCGGTTAATAACTGCTTCATGTTTGCTGGCTCTTGTAACGGCAGACTTTAGATTGTCAGATACGATTGCCTTTGGAACACCGCCATAAAAGTGTAATGCGTTTTTACAGCAACTTATAAAATCATTACGGTTCTGTGTGGCACAGGCTTCAACATAAGTATATTGACTACAGGGTAAAATTGATACGAAGACTTCAATCTGTTTGATCTCACCCGTATCTTTATCTACTATCTCAAGCCTTTTACCGGCAAAGTCAACGAACATCTCATGGCCTGCAATATGCTCAAGCTTCATTGAACCTTTTACTTTACTGTTTTTACGGTGGAAGTGCTCCAAGAACTGAGTGTAGCTGTAGGGGTTGCTTACATTATTTACATACTCATTATAATGGTACTGAAAAGTAAAACCGGGATGACTCCGGGCTGCTTTGATGCGCTCAATATAGCACATTAAATCATCATGCCGGGAAGTGTCGATAGTAGTTTTACCGGTGAAGAGTTCGTTTAAACGAGTCTCTTCAAAGTTTAAAAGCTCGCCAATGCTGTAACCACTTGATTTAAACTGTTGTACATAGCTGTTAACGGTATTACGAGATATACCAAGTGTAGCACCAATCTTGCGGTTACTAAAACCGTCTTTGATTAAGACTAAAATTTGTTTTATATCCATAGGATCAAGTTTATTTGCCATACCGCATCCCTTTTTTAGGGACAAGATAACTTGATCTTTTCAAAGTGGCACAAATCGAACCGTAAAAAGTGGCACGGTTTGAACCGAAAAAGGTGGCACACATAGACCGAAATCACTGGCACATATCAAACCGTTTTATCCAACCTCCCCGACAAATCAAGAATGCAATATCATCGATGTTAAGATGGTTCTCTCCCTCAATCTGGTCAGGAGAGGCGAATAGATTTTCCAAACTAACCTCTCCTGTCGATTCACCGGACTCAAAGAGCGACATAGGTCGCATTCTGAGCCACGAGAAGCGCCCTGTCCCGCTATGGTGTATTTTTGAACGATCAGCAGGAATGGCAGAGCCGGTGAGAATGAATGGAAACTTTAATCTGTCACTTATGGATATTTTATTCGGCTATTTGTGGAATTGATATAAAAGGCATGCTGCTCCCGATCTTCTATAACAGCTGATAACGACGAACGCCCGGATCACTCCGGACGTTCAAAGCTATAAGCGGTAAGCTATAAGCGATAAGTTATAAGCGGTAAGCTATAAGCGGTAAGCTATAAGCTATAAGTCATAAGCGATAAGCGGTAAGCTAACAGCTAAAAGCTTAAAGCTTACAGCTTACAGCTAAAAACTAAACGTAGCCCCGATGGCGCCGGCCATGCTCTTGCGCTCGTACTCCTCCTGCACGCCGATGCCGTTGTAGTTGGCCATTTTCGAATAATCGTCAAAGTTGGTCCACAGCACCCCCAGGTTAAACGCCAGGTTCTCTGAAGCGCTGTACTTCAGACCGCCCCCCAGCGAGTAGCTGCTGATGATGAACCCCGTGTTGCTGTTGTAGTCGTCCGTCACGTCGTAGTTGGTAAGCTGCCCACCCGCGCTCACCGTCCATTTGTCCGTCAGCGCATACTCCGCACCCAGCAGATACTCGGTGGTGTTGCTGTTGATCTCGTTCTCCAGTCCGTTGTAGTCGGCACTCTTGTCGAAGAAGTAGTGAAAGCCCGCCGAAACCTGCAAGACCGATGTCACATCATAGGCAGCGCCCGCCGTCAACAGGGCAGGTTGTCCCATCTGGCTCTTCTCGCCATCCTGGAACCGCGCCAGCGACGGCACACCGCTGAACTGCGCCGGAAACTCGGTCGTCGTGTTCTCCACCTCCACCTTCGACTCGAACTCATACTTGAGCGCCAGGTTCAGCCGCTCCAGCTTGTAATCGAGACCCAGGATGGGCGCCACGCCGAAGCCTTTCTGCTCGGTGTTCAGTCCCAGTACTGTAGGATCACCCCCCAGCGAGTAGCTCACCTCACCCACATACTTCGCCTTGGCCATGAGCAAGCGCGCGCCCGCATAGGCCGAAAGGTTGTCAGTCAGCTTGTAGGAACCCCCCAGCTGCCATCCAAAGAGGAATGTCTGTCCGGTGAAGGAAGAGCCCACCGCAGCCTCGCCCGCCATCGTGTAAGCCGCTGCAGCTGCTGATGCAGGAGGAGCCCCGTTACCCGACATGGTAGCAAACACGCTGCCGTACACCATCTGCCGCACCATCACGTCGAACATCGGCAAGCCGTTCGCATAATCCAGCTTACCGCCGCCGCCCGGCACGCCGAAGTGCGAGCTGATGCTCCATCTGTCGGCCACGTAGGCGAAATGAGCCGAAGGAATCACCGGCGAAGCAATCTTCCCCTCATACAATTTGTTCTCCATCAAAGCGGTCGGCACGAAGTTGTTTGGCTGCAATGTCGCCGTGATGTTCCTGCTTTGAAACGCGCTCTGGTTGTTCAGTCCAAAGTGAAACCCCTTCTTGAGGAACGCCACGCCCGCCGGGTTGTAGTACACCGCATCCAGCTCAATAGTCGCATTGCGCGCCGGGTTCCTGA
This genomic window from Dysgonomonadaceae bacterium zrk40 contains:
- a CDS encoding ATP-binding protein — protein: MALYLASNIGKIFSYATLQAISGLKSSSSVKNYLHYYEASYLFYYVTKFDYSLKKQLTNSRKVYAVDNAIPNRPRCCRRV
- a CDS encoding UvrD-helicase domain-containing protein, whose product is MFDLFIYNDIKPGKLRKQFDKTVEQLSRGDFASAEVKKMRGTGLYRARLDYENRLLFRFGRYNDQTCLLILEIIMNHAYDKSRFLRGSGVDHSKLLPVRSQQEVPEGDLVPLTFLNPRNSRFHLLDKVLSFDDRQEEVLSLPLPHIVIGSAGSGKTALTLEKMKSLTGRVLYITLSPFLAENSARLFYSFNYENDKLEIDFLSYREFLETLKIPDGKEVDFRTFESWFARHRQATRLRDAHKTFEEYRGVITGQDITKEYLSFDEYLALGVKQSIFPDRERETVYRLFEKYLLFLKENDFYDVNILTHQWLSYCKPVYDYIVVDEVQDFTNIQLHIILKSLNNPTNFILCGDSNQVVYPNFFSWSHLKSMFYRSDLIENEVKILRANYRNSQTITTLANRLLKIKNARFGSIDKESNYLLTTDTAVKGDAVFIEQVGNAVADLGQKTRQSVKYAVLVLRNEDKAKARELFKTPLLFSVQELKGLEYENVILYNFISDNAAEYNAVCEGVTRDNLLVDELTYARGKDKTDKSHEIYKFYINALYVALTRAVKNVFIVEKTGGHKLLRLLEIAEDAPKRIMKEEISSADDWKMEARRLEMQGKTEQVDAIRKGMLATVKPDWEPMTREQYRITKEEALNPESFNKKAKDRLFDFALLHNQEVVIRQLAELKYKRAERFETERSSLFRKYYHHYKEDNLQMILPLLNRYGVDYRDQHNFTPLHAAAFAGAVKIAKTLLSHGASPSSLDTFRRTPLQITLEQAFLSSDYARNRLGEIYPLLLTDALKIQTDGFLIKIDPHKVEYLLINLFLVVQPMILQKKSFYEEMAVKIDDLIENLQHFSDAVLPPHRKKRTYMLALLAKHEIESNNPYNKKIFKRISRGNYQLNPDLSILIDGNWVSVVDIFNHRDLSVVELREHALQREVKEMEAFRKKMEKERKNREKWGW
- the istB gene encoding IS21-like element helper ATPase IstB, which translates into the protein MNNNQTVERLKQMRLGAMASLHYQHIKDNRIENVTADEYLALLTDHQWEERLNNKIERLIKQAGFREQASVADVEYNQQRNLDKNMFTRLATLDFIKRKENIIITGASGTGKSYLAQALGYQSCLMEYKVLYANTAKLIGRLKLSKIDGTYLKELSKLIKADILILDDFGLHAFDNQSREILLDIIDERHNQASTILSSQIPVSAWYDLIGEQTIADAVLDRIVNSSHRIILKGESLRKGKISTTE
- the istA gene encoding IS21 family transposase, with the protein product MANKLDPMDIKQILVLIKDGFSNRKIGATLGISRNTVNSYVQQFKSSGYSIGELLNFEETRLNELFTGKTTIDTSRHDDLMCYIERIKAARSHPGFTFQYHYNEYVNNVSNPYSYTQFLEHFHRKNSKVKGSMKLEHIAGHEMFVDFAGKRLEIVDKDTGEIKQIEVFVSILPCSQYTYVEACATQNRNDFISCCKNALHFYGGVPKAIVSDNLKSAVTRASKHEAVINRCFKDFASYYGCVINPTRVYAPQDKALVENAVHLTYQRIYYPLREMTFFSIEELNREIRRLLTEYNKLLFKRKEASRLELFQTIERGYLKPLPAEQYEIKEYRRAKVQKMGYVYFSPDKSYYSVPYRHIGKQTQIHYTRKHIEVYYNHQRIAIHQRNHTTGSYNTNSDHLSSTHQSYLGWNPDYFKNKAAAHGEHVVSCVEHILASVDYPEIGYKRVTGLLQLHKAYGSGRLDRACKMALNAGIPSYTRIKNILKNNMDKASIIYDESDNAQSHIPLHHNIRGASSYS
- a CDS encoding outer membrane beta-barrel protein, with product MKKLLLCCVVLATSFSAVLAGGLVTNTNQSAAFLRNPARNATIELDAVYYNPAGVAFLKKGFHFGLNNQSAFQSRNITATLQPNNFVPTALMENKLYEGKIASPVIPSAHFAYVADRWSISSHFGVPGGGGKLDYANGLPMFDVMVRQMVYGSVFATMSGNGAPPASAAAAAYTMAGEAAVGSSFTGQTFLFGWQLGGSYKLTDNLSAYAGARLLMAKAKYVGEVSYSLGGDPTVLGLNTEQKGFGVAPILGLDYKLERLNLALKYEFESKVEVENTTTEFPAQFSGVPSLARFQDGEKSQMGQPALLTAGAAYDVTSVLQVSAGFHYFFDKSADYNGLENEINSNTTEYLLGAEYALTDKWTVSAGGQLTNYDVTDDYNSNTGFIISSYSLGGGLKYSASENLAFNLGVLWTNFDDYSKMANYNGIGVQEEYERKSMAGAIGATFSF